The following are encoded in a window of Candidatus Poribacteria bacterium genomic DNA:
- a CDS encoding YifB family Mg chelatase-like AAA ATPase, translated as MLATVLSSAMLGIDAYIVKVEVDVAGGMPSFNTVGLPDNAIKESRDRVTTAIKNSGFYFPPTRITANLAPADIRKAGSAFDLPIAIGVMAATNQVDLTRLENAIILGELALDGSIRGIQGGLPIAISAKENGIQDIILPAENAKEAAIVEGVNVYPVASLSETAAFLNSEKEITPEPHTRNTDGHPGHSEAHLDLLDVKGQEHVKRAIEVAAAGGHNLIMIGPPGSGKTMIAKRIPSILPKLSMEESLETTKIQSIIGILPSDTPLVVKRPYRSPHHTISDAGLIGGGRVPRPGEVSLAHNGVLFLDELPEFRRNVLEVMRQPLEDRQVTISRASASLTYPANFMLVAAMNPCPCGFFSDPTRDCKCSPNQIQNYVSRISGPLLDRIDIQVEVPAVKYAELANETTGEPSAHVQERVERARQIQQQRFADTVIHANANMESKQIREYCQIDSQAQELLRVAINQLGLSARAYDRILKVARTIADLDENPHIEAVHVSEAIQYRSLDRSFWKE; from the coding sequence ATGCTCGCGACAGTCCTCAGCAGTGCAATGCTCGGAATTGACGCCTATATCGTGAAAGTTGAGGTAGATGTTGCCGGTGGAATGCCGTCTTTCAATACTGTCGGGTTACCGGATAACGCCATCAAGGAGAGCCGGGATCGGGTTACCACAGCCATTAAGAACTCCGGTTTCTACTTCCCACCCACCCGAATCACGGCAAATTTAGCCCCCGCGGATATCCGAAAAGCAGGTTCGGCATTTGACCTCCCCATCGCAATCGGTGTCATGGCAGCCACTAATCAAGTAGATCTTACAAGACTTGAAAATGCCATAATTTTGGGCGAACTCGCACTCGACGGCAGCATTCGCGGTATACAAGGTGGACTCCCTATCGCTATTTCGGCAAAAGAGAACGGTATCCAAGATATTATCTTGCCGGCTGAAAACGCAAAAGAGGCAGCGATTGTGGAAGGTGTGAACGTCTATCCAGTCGCAAGCCTATCAGAAACCGCAGCATTCCTCAATTCGGAGAAAGAGATTACACCCGAACCACACACGCGCAACACTGACGGACACCCTGGGCATTCTGAAGCGCATCTTGACCTGCTCGATGTGAAAGGACAGGAACACGTTAAGCGCGCCATCGAAGTCGCCGCTGCAGGTGGGCATAACCTCATCATGATTGGTCCCCCCGGTTCCGGAAAAACCATGATCGCAAAGCGAATTCCGTCGATTCTGCCGAAACTATCCATGGAGGAATCCTTAGAAACAACAAAAATCCAAAGTATTATCGGCATTTTGCCGAGCGACACACCTTTGGTCGTGAAGCGCCCATACCGTTCACCACACCATACAATTTCAGACGCAGGTTTAATCGGCGGTGGAAGAGTACCGCGTCCCGGTGAAGTGAGCTTGGCACACAACGGTGTGCTGTTTTTAGATGAACTCCCCGAATTTCGTCGAAATGTTCTTGAAGTCATGCGGCAACCCCTCGAAGATCGGCAGGTGACCATCTCCCGCGCATCCGCGTCCCTCACCTATCCCGCGAACTTCATGCTCGTCGCCGCCATGAACCCTTGCCCGTGCGGGTTTTTCAGCGACCCCACCCGAGATTGTAAGTGTTCACCCAATCAGATACAAAACTACGTCTCCCGTATCTCTGGACCGCTCTTAGATAGAATCGATATTCAAGTTGAGGTACCAGCCGTGAAATACGCAGAACTCGCGAACGAGACAACCGGTGAACCTTCGGCACACGTTCAAGAACGGGTTGAAAGGGCACGCCAAATCCAACAACAACGTTTCGCAGACACGGTCATACACGCCAATGCAAATATGGAATCTAAGCAGATACGAGAATATTGCCAAATTGATTCCCAAGCACAGGAGCTCCTCCGGGTCGCCATTAACCAATTAGGGTTGAGCGCACGTGCCTACGATCGGATTTTGAAGGTAGCACGCACCATCGCAGACTTAGACGAAAACCCGCATATAGAGGCGGTTCACGTCTCCGAAGCCATACAATATCGGAGTCTCGATCGAAGTTTCTGGAAAGAGTAA
- a CDS encoding potassium channel protein, whose product MNYQRKIIIALTLLISLLGAGTVGYLLLERNNPEGEWQLLDALYMTVITLTTVGYENMGMSDAGRIFTLFLLMGGFGVFTYSVTIATAFLIEGQLQSFFRQQKMIRTVDKLSNHYIICGLGDTGVHVLDEMLKAEVDFVGIEFEEDRLIYLSDTRDFLYLQGDATDDELLIRAGIERAKGLVTCLSRDQDNLFVVISARKINPRLRIASKAVEDNSPGKLITAGADEVVLPDHIGGLRLASGILQPQLVGFLENITQNQDGARFTESIIQEGSALDGILLKAASIPEQTGLVVIAIHDNDGTFLYNPPGDKKIGAGDALLVIANQKQLQTLHKLTGDSS is encoded by the coding sequence ATGAATTATCAACGCAAGATCATCATTGCCCTAACGCTGCTTATCAGTTTGCTTGGGGCAGGGACCGTCGGCTACCTACTTCTCGAAAGAAATAATCCCGAAGGGGAGTGGCAACTTCTCGATGCCCTCTACATGACCGTCATCACCCTAACGACAGTCGGTTACGAGAACATGGGAATGAGTGACGCTGGACGCATCTTCACCCTGTTTCTGCTCATGGGCGGCTTTGGCGTCTTCACCTATAGTGTCACAATCGCCACCGCATTCCTAATTGAAGGACAACTACAAAGTTTTTTCCGACAGCAAAAAATGATTCGAACCGTTGATAAATTATCAAACCATTACATTATCTGTGGACTCGGTGATACCGGCGTACATGTGCTTGACGAGATGCTAAAGGCAGAAGTCGATTTCGTCGGTATCGAATTCGAGGAAGATCGACTCATCTATCTCTCTGACACACGAGACTTTCTATACCTCCAAGGTGACGCAACCGATGACGAATTGCTCATACGGGCAGGGATCGAACGTGCCAAAGGGCTCGTCACATGCCTCAGCCGCGACCAAGATAATCTGTTTGTCGTAATCTCCGCAAGAAAAATCAATCCACGGTTAAGGATAGCCTCTAAAGCCGTTGAAGATAACTCCCCCGGAAAACTCATCACCGCAGGTGCCGATGAAGTCGTCCTACCCGACCACATCGGCGGACTCCGCCTCGCATCCGGCATCCTCCAACCCCAACTCGTCGGGTTCTTGGAAAATATCACCCAAAATCAAGACGGGGCTCGGTTCACTGAATCCATTATTCAAGAAGGCTCCGCTCTGGACGGCATCTTACTCAAAGCCGCCAGCATCCCCGAACAAACTGGGTTAGTTGTTATCGCAATCCATGATAACGATGGGACATTCCTCTATAATCCCCCGGGAGATAAGAAAATTGGTGCCGGAGACGCTTTATTGGTAATCGCCAATCAGAAGCAGTTACAAACATTGCACAAACTTACCGGAGATTCAAGTTAG